From Pseudodesulfovibrio senegalensis, one genomic window encodes:
- a CDS encoding YgdI/YgdR family lipoprotein — protein sequence MKTLCTTLLLCLFLLAATGCGSKSYQVKTTDGDVYTTSEQPEYDKKSQTYSFENEKGMAVTIKREDLKVIEEVK from the coding sequence ATGAAAACCCTGTGCACGACCCTGCTCCTGTGCCTGTTCCTGTTGGCGGCAACCGGATGCGGCTCCAAATCCTATCAGGTGAAAACCACGGACGGCGACGTCTACACCACGAGCGAGCAGCCCGAATACGATAAGAAGTCCCAGACCTATTCCTTTGAAAACGAAAAAGGCATGGCCGTGACCATCAAGCGCGAAGACCTCAAGGTCATCGAAGAAGTGAAATAG
- a CDS encoding PilZ domain-containing protein, with amino-acid sequence MIRKWFDSIRKRLRPEHRKRSRVHMGIEAFIEADGVVTPVVTSNLSMNGALCRGLETFESGLACSLIIPLASGVRIAIEGEIVRTTEQGTAIRFRSMGPESFTHLRRMVELNARDADRIENELRGRSS; translated from the coding sequence ATGATACGCAAATGGTTCGACAGCATTCGCAAACGGCTCCGCCCGGAACACCGCAAGCGCAGCCGCGTGCACATGGGCATCGAGGCCTTCATCGAGGCGGACGGCGTGGTCACGCCCGTGGTCACCAGCAACCTGAGCATGAACGGCGCCCTGTGCCGCGGGCTGGAAACCTTTGAATCCGGCCTTGCCTGCTCGCTGATCATCCCGCTGGCTTCGGGCGTACGCATTGCCATCGAGGGCGAAATAGTCCGCACCACCGAGCAGGGAACCGCCATCCGCTTCCGGTCCATGGGGCCGGAAAGCTTCACCCACCTGCGACGCATGGTGGAACTCAATGCCCGGGACGCGGACCGCATTGAAAACGAGCTGCGCGGCCGCTCGTCCTGA